The region GTGATGGTCACGCGACTGCCCGAGAGGTCGAAGGGTTCGGCGAGCACGTCCGCGAGTTTCTGCGCGACCAGCGTCGCGTCCTGCCGGGCGCTGACGCGGCTGAGCAGGACCGTGAATTCGTCCCCGCCGACCCGCCCGACGAGGTCGCTGCTGCGCACGACGCTCTGGAGGCGCCGCGCGACCTGTTGCAGCAGGCTGTCCCCGGCGGGGTGCCCGAGCGTGTCGTTCACGGTCTTGAAGCGGTCCAGGTCGATGAAGATCAGCGCGGCGTTGTCGCCGCCGCCCAGGGCGCGCAGGGTGTCGGTGGTGACCTGATGGAAGTGCGCGCGGTTACTCACGCCGGTCAGGGGGTCGTGCGTGGCGCGGTGCAGCAGGTCCGCCTGCGTGTCGCGCAGCTGCCGGTTCGCGCGGGCGAGGTCCACGTTGCGCAGCCGTTCGATCTCCGCCTCGCGGTTCAGGAGTTCCAGGCGGATCTCGGCGGTCAGCAGCTGCGAGCGGGCGTCCACCTCGTGTTCGTGCACGGCGCGTTCCAGCGCGTGGTGCTCGCGCGCGTAGGTCAGCGCGGCCCAGTGGTCGCCGGACTGCTCGTGAAGGCGTGCCAGTCCGTCCAGGGCCAGGATCTCGACGGGGCGACTGCCGACCTCACGGCAGCATTCGAGGCTCTCGCGCAGCAGCGTACCGGCCTGCTCCAGGTTGCCCAGGGTCAGGTGGGCGAGCGCGGCGGCGCACGCGAGGCGGCTGATGCCCTCGCGGTCCTGCCGGGCGCGGGTGGCGTCCAGGTCCGTCAGGGCGACCGTCAGGGCCCGGGCGGTGTGCCCCTGGCGGAGCAGGGCGCGGCTCACGCATTCCTGCACGGTGCTCACCCAGCGGGGCGGGCCGACCTGCCGGATCAGGGGGAGGTGCGCCCCGGCGAGGTCCAGCACCTGCGCGGGGTGGTCCTGCCGGTCGTGGATGAGGATCAGGTGCGTGGTCGAGGACGCCAGCATGATCGGCGACTGCAGCACCTGCGCGAGCTGCTGCGCGCGGTCGTGGAACGCCAGCGCCTGCGTCAGCTGTCCGGTGGTGGTGTACAGCGCCGCGAGGTTGTTCAGCGCCCGGAACGACCCGGTGTCGTCCCCGCTGGCCTGCGTCAGGCGCAGGCTGTCCAGGAAGGCCTGCAGCGCCAGGTCGTACTGCGCGACGCGGTCGTGGTACAGGCCCAGGCCGTTCAGGCAGCGGGCCTGCATCAGGGGGTCGTCCACCTGCCGCGCCAGGGTCAGGGCGGCGTCCAGGTGCGCCTTCACGTCCGGCAGGCGGCCGGTATACAGCGCGCAGCCGCCCAGCAGCAGGTTCGCGAGCAGCTGCGCGCGGGTGTCGCCCCGCTGCGTGGCGAGCGCGAGGAGCGCGCCGATCTGCCCGGCCGTCACCTCCGGGGTGTGGTACATCCCGGCTTCCAGCGCCGCCAGGTCACGTTCGAGTGACCCGGGCGGCGGGCGCAGCGGGCTGTTCACCTCCTGGTGTGTCACGCGGTCCCCTGTGGCATGCGTTCAGGGTAGTGGGGGGCGCGGCACAGGTTCCTCACACGCGGGGAACCTTCAGGCGGGGCGGGTCAGGGCGTGGGCGGCCGGGCCAGCACGTCGCGCAGGGCCGCGTTGATCCACGCGAAGGCGCG is a window of Deinococcus grandis DNA encoding:
- a CDS encoding EAL domain-containing protein, which codes for MTHQEVNSPLRPPPGSLERDLAALEAGMYHTPEVTAGQIGALLALATQRGDTRAQLLANLLLGGCALYTGRLPDVKAHLDAALTLARQVDDPLMQARCLNGLGLYHDRVAQYDLALQAFLDSLRLTQASGDDTGSFRALNNLAALYTTTGQLTQALAFHDRAQQLAQVLQSPIMLASSTTHLILIHDRQDHPAQVLDLAGAHLPLIRQVGPPRWVSTVQECVSRALLRQGHTARALTVALTDLDATRARQDREGISRLACAAALAHLTLGNLEQAGTLLRESLECCREVGSRPVEILALDGLARLHEQSGDHWAALTYAREHHALERAVHEHEVDARSQLLTAEIRLELLNREAEIERLRNVDLARANRQLRDTQADLLHRATHDPLTGVSNRAHFHQVTTDTLRALGGGDNAALIFIDLDRFKTVNDTLGHPAGDSLLQQVARRLQSVVRSSDLVGRVGGDEFTVLLSRVSARQDATLVAQKLADVLAEPFDLSGSRVTITASIGCAVAPSDGRDAEALQQHADLAMYRVKRSGGNQVLHFESAMGEPGDRQLLERDLRGALDRQELRLHYQGRYAVRGGTLAGFEALIRWQHPERGLVPPGTFIPVAEDTRLILPIGEWVLREACAQAVRWAFPQRGLGMSVNVSPLQFDLPHFVDTVRAALHATGLPARHLILEITESLVMRDLDRAQSHVTELKALGVQIAMDDFGTGYSSLSMLESLPFDQLKVDRSFTRHLNGDREPRVTALMGAMIQLAQTLNMTVTVEGVEDDAQRDRLRDLGCDHIQGFLLARPLPPEAAEQLLPAAAPAGNPPTR